In Coregonus clupeaformis isolate EN_2021a chromosome 7, ASM2061545v1, whole genome shotgun sequence, one genomic interval encodes:
- the LOC121569156 gene encoding transmembrane 9 superfamily member 1-like isoform X1, with translation MNNNLKIGTVEVCFCFFTPPTPEKSAIVSYFYVLRFNPSRTSLRRRVLLGLESEESSGQTGPMMAEFEHPTQQGVCQMIGYCILVLCLVPQITWAKVSYKQGDPVTLYVNKVGPYHNPQETYHYYTLPVCRPKEVHHKSLSLGEVLDGDRMAESLYEIKFRENTEKKSLCQLTLTEKEVDQLREAIEELYYFEFVLDDIPIWGFVGYMEESGFLPHSHKVGLWTHLDFNIEYNGNSVIFANVSVKDSKPVPLEEGGGGAGHGAVGTGGGLALSFTYSVHWFESPLTHARRAERLRDYSFFPKTLEIHWLSIINSLVLVVLLLGFVIIILMRVLKNDFARYNVEEEGGCDDLDQGDNGWKIIHTDVFRFPPYKSLLCAVLGVGAQFLTLATGIIVMALLGMFNVHRHGAINSAAIMLYALTSCVSGYCSCSFYTQIHGQRWVWNIILTSSLFSAPLFLTWSVVNSVHWWSGSTQALPASTVLLLLGAWVLVGFPLTVIGGIVGKNRAGNFQAPCRTRNIARQIPTQPWYKHTAVHMAIGGFLPFSAISVELYYIFATVWGREHYTLYGILLCVFAILLSVGACISVALTYFLLSGEDYRWWWRSVLSTGSTGLFIFVYSVFYYRNRSSMSGLVQSAEFFGYSLLTALVFSLMLGTVSFWASLVFIRYIYRSLKMD, from the exons ATGAATAATAATTTGAAGATAGGTACCGTGGAGGTGTGTTTTTGCTTCTTCACACCGCCCACTCCGGAAAAGTCAGCCATCGTTAGCTATTTTTATGTTTTAAG ATTCAATCCCAGCAGGACATCGCTGAGGAGGCGAGTATTATTGGGCCTGGAATCTGAGGAATCCAGCGGGCAGACAG GGCCCATGATGGCTGAATTTGAACATCCTACCCAACAAGGAGTCTGCCAGATGATAGGTTATTGCATCTTGGTCCTGTGTCTCGTGCCACAGATAACATGGGCTAAAGTGAGCTACAAGCAAGGGGATCCTGTAACCTTGTACGTCAACAAAGTTGGTCCTTACCATAACCCTCAGGAAACGTATCATTACTACACGTTGCCTGTTTGCAGGCCTAAAGAG GTGCACCACAAGTCCCTTAGTCTAGGAGAAGTGCTTGATGGGGATCGGATGGCAGAGTCCCTGTATGAAATCAAATTCAGAGAGAATACAGAGAAGAAGTCACTCTGCCAGCTAACCCTCACAGAGAAAGAG GTGGACCAACTCCGAGAGGCCATAGAGGAGCTGTATTACTTTGAGTTTGTCCTGGATGACATTCCCATCTGGGGCTTTGTGGGGTACATGGAGGAGAGTGGCTTCCTGCCTCATAGTCATAAG gtggGGCTGtggacacacctggacttcaaCATCGAGTACAACGGCAACTCTGTGATCTTTGCCAACGTCTCGGTGAAGGACTCCAAGCCAGTGCCCCTGGAGGAGGGTGGCGGTGGCGCCGGGCATGGGGCGGTGGGGACGGGCGGCGGGCTGGCACTGTCCTTCACCTACAGTGTGCACTGGTTCGAGAGTCCTCTGACCCATGCCCGGCGGGCTGAGAGGCTGAGGGACTACTCGTTCTTCCCCAAGACCCTGGAGATCCACTGGCTGTCTATCATCAACTCCCTGGTGCTGGTAGTACTGCTGCTGGGCTtcgtcatcatcatcctcatgagGGTCCTCAAGAATGACTTCGCCAG GTACAATGTTGAGGAGGAGGGCGGCTGTGATGATCTGGACCAAGGGGATAATGGCTGGAAGATAATCCACACAGATGTCTTTAGGTTCCCCCCTTATAAAAGCCTGCTGTGTGCCGTGTTGGGAGTGGGGGCTCAGTTTCTAACCCTGGCCACAG GGATCATCGTCATGGCGCTGCTGGGAATGTTTAATGTGCATCGCCATGGTGCCATCAACTCGGCTGCCATCATGCTGTACGCGTTGACGAGCTGCGTGTCAGGATACTGTTCCTGTAGCTTCTACACACAGATACATGGCCAGCGCTGGGTCTGGAATATCATCCTCACCTCCTCACTCTTCTCAG CTCCCCTGTTCCTGACTTGGAGTGTGGTGAACTCAGTCCACTGGTGGAGCGGCTCCACCCAGGCCCTGCCTGCCTCcacagtgctgctgctgctgggggcCTGGGTCCTGGTGGGCTTCCCCCTCACCGTCATCGGGGGCATTGTGGGCAAGAACCGGGCAGGCAACTTCCAGGCCCCCTGTCGCACACGCAACATCGCCCGCCAGATCCCCACACAGCCCTGGTACAAGCACACGGCTGTGCACATGGCCATTGGGGGCTTCCTGCCTTTCag tgCCATCTCAGTGGAGCTGTACTACATCTTTGCCACCGTGTGGGGCCGCGAGCATTACACCCTGTACGGCATCCTCCTCTGCGTGTTCGCCATCCTCCTCTCGGTGGGTGCCTGCATCTCGGTGGCGCTCACCTACTTCCTGCTGTCGGGCGAGGACTACCGCTGGTGGTGGCGCAGCGTGCTGAGCACAGGTTCCACAGGCCTCTTCATCTTCGTCTACTCTGTGTTTTACTACCGTAATCGTTCGAGTATGAGCGGCCTGGTGCAGAGCGCAGAGTTCTTTGGTTACTCTCTCCTCACAGCGCTGGTCTTTTCACTCATGCTGGGGACTGTCTCCTTCTGGGCCTCACTGGTCTTCATTCGCTACATCTACCGCAGCCTCAAGATGGACTAA
- the LOC121569156 gene encoding transmembrane 9 superfamily member 1-like isoform X2, translating to MMAEFEHPTQQGVCQMIGYCILVLCLVPQITWAKVSYKQGDPVTLYVNKVGPYHNPQETYHYYTLPVCRPKEVHHKSLSLGEVLDGDRMAESLYEIKFRENTEKKSLCQLTLTEKEVDQLREAIEELYYFEFVLDDIPIWGFVGYMEESGFLPHSHKVGLWTHLDFNIEYNGNSVIFANVSVKDSKPVPLEEGGGGAGHGAVGTGGGLALSFTYSVHWFESPLTHARRAERLRDYSFFPKTLEIHWLSIINSLVLVVLLLGFVIIILMRVLKNDFARYNVEEEGGCDDLDQGDNGWKIIHTDVFRFPPYKSLLCAVLGVGAQFLTLATGIIVMALLGMFNVHRHGAINSAAIMLYALTSCVSGYCSCSFYTQIHGQRWVWNIILTSSLFSAPLFLTWSVVNSVHWWSGSTQALPASTVLLLLGAWVLVGFPLTVIGGIVGKNRAGNFQAPCRTRNIARQIPTQPWYKHTAVHMAIGGFLPFSAISVELYYIFATVWGREHYTLYGILLCVFAILLSVGACISVALTYFLLSGEDYRWWWRSVLSTGSTGLFIFVYSVFYYRNRSSMSGLVQSAEFFGYSLLTALVFSLMLGTVSFWASLVFIRYIYRSLKMD from the exons ATGATGGCTGAATTTGAACATCCTACCCAACAAGGAGTCTGCCAGATGATAGGTTATTGCATCTTGGTCCTGTGTCTCGTGCCACAGATAACATGGGCTAAAGTGAGCTACAAGCAAGGGGATCCTGTAACCTTGTACGTCAACAAAGTTGGTCCTTACCATAACCCTCAGGAAACGTATCATTACTACACGTTGCCTGTTTGCAGGCCTAAAGAG GTGCACCACAAGTCCCTTAGTCTAGGAGAAGTGCTTGATGGGGATCGGATGGCAGAGTCCCTGTATGAAATCAAATTCAGAGAGAATACAGAGAAGAAGTCACTCTGCCAGCTAACCCTCACAGAGAAAGAG GTGGACCAACTCCGAGAGGCCATAGAGGAGCTGTATTACTTTGAGTTTGTCCTGGATGACATTCCCATCTGGGGCTTTGTGGGGTACATGGAGGAGAGTGGCTTCCTGCCTCATAGTCATAAG gtggGGCTGtggacacacctggacttcaaCATCGAGTACAACGGCAACTCTGTGATCTTTGCCAACGTCTCGGTGAAGGACTCCAAGCCAGTGCCCCTGGAGGAGGGTGGCGGTGGCGCCGGGCATGGGGCGGTGGGGACGGGCGGCGGGCTGGCACTGTCCTTCACCTACAGTGTGCACTGGTTCGAGAGTCCTCTGACCCATGCCCGGCGGGCTGAGAGGCTGAGGGACTACTCGTTCTTCCCCAAGACCCTGGAGATCCACTGGCTGTCTATCATCAACTCCCTGGTGCTGGTAGTACTGCTGCTGGGCTtcgtcatcatcatcctcatgagGGTCCTCAAGAATGACTTCGCCAG GTACAATGTTGAGGAGGAGGGCGGCTGTGATGATCTGGACCAAGGGGATAATGGCTGGAAGATAATCCACACAGATGTCTTTAGGTTCCCCCCTTATAAAAGCCTGCTGTGTGCCGTGTTGGGAGTGGGGGCTCAGTTTCTAACCCTGGCCACAG GGATCATCGTCATGGCGCTGCTGGGAATGTTTAATGTGCATCGCCATGGTGCCATCAACTCGGCTGCCATCATGCTGTACGCGTTGACGAGCTGCGTGTCAGGATACTGTTCCTGTAGCTTCTACACACAGATACATGGCCAGCGCTGGGTCTGGAATATCATCCTCACCTCCTCACTCTTCTCAG CTCCCCTGTTCCTGACTTGGAGTGTGGTGAACTCAGTCCACTGGTGGAGCGGCTCCACCCAGGCCCTGCCTGCCTCcacagtgctgctgctgctgggggcCTGGGTCCTGGTGGGCTTCCCCCTCACCGTCATCGGGGGCATTGTGGGCAAGAACCGGGCAGGCAACTTCCAGGCCCCCTGTCGCACACGCAACATCGCCCGCCAGATCCCCACACAGCCCTGGTACAAGCACACGGCTGTGCACATGGCCATTGGGGGCTTCCTGCCTTTCag tgCCATCTCAGTGGAGCTGTACTACATCTTTGCCACCGTGTGGGGCCGCGAGCATTACACCCTGTACGGCATCCTCCTCTGCGTGTTCGCCATCCTCCTCTCGGTGGGTGCCTGCATCTCGGTGGCGCTCACCTACTTCCTGCTGTCGGGCGAGGACTACCGCTGGTGGTGGCGCAGCGTGCTGAGCACAGGTTCCACAGGCCTCTTCATCTTCGTCTACTCTGTGTTTTACTACCGTAATCGTTCGAGTATGAGCGGCCTGGTGCAGAGCGCAGAGTTCTTTGGTTACTCTCTCCTCACAGCGCTGGTCTTTTCACTCATGCTGGGGACTGTCTCCTTCTGGGCCTCACTGGTCTTCATTCGCTACATCTACCGCAGCCTCAAGATGGACTAA
- the LOC121569156 gene encoding transmembrane 9 superfamily member 1-like isoform X3, whose protein sequence is MAESLYEIKFRENTEKKSLCQLTLTEKEVDQLREAIEELYYFEFVLDDIPIWGFVGYMEESGFLPHSHKVGLWTHLDFNIEYNGNSVIFANVSVKDSKPVPLEEGGGGAGHGAVGTGGGLALSFTYSVHWFESPLTHARRAERLRDYSFFPKTLEIHWLSIINSLVLVVLLLGFVIIILMRVLKNDFARYNVEEEGGCDDLDQGDNGWKIIHTDVFRFPPYKSLLCAVLGVGAQFLTLATGIIVMALLGMFNVHRHGAINSAAIMLYALTSCVSGYCSCSFYTQIHGQRWVWNIILTSSLFSAPLFLTWSVVNSVHWWSGSTQALPASTVLLLLGAWVLVGFPLTVIGGIVGKNRAGNFQAPCRTRNIARQIPTQPWYKHTAVHMAIGGFLPFSAISVELYYIFATVWGREHYTLYGILLCVFAILLSVGACISVALTYFLLSGEDYRWWWRSVLSTGSTGLFIFVYSVFYYRNRSSMSGLVQSAEFFGYSLLTALVFSLMLGTVSFWASLVFIRYIYRSLKMD, encoded by the exons ATGGCAGAGTCCCTGTATGAAATCAAATTCAGAGAGAATACAGAGAAGAAGTCACTCTGCCAGCTAACCCTCACAGAGAAAGAG GTGGACCAACTCCGAGAGGCCATAGAGGAGCTGTATTACTTTGAGTTTGTCCTGGATGACATTCCCATCTGGGGCTTTGTGGGGTACATGGAGGAGAGTGGCTTCCTGCCTCATAGTCATAAG gtggGGCTGtggacacacctggacttcaaCATCGAGTACAACGGCAACTCTGTGATCTTTGCCAACGTCTCGGTGAAGGACTCCAAGCCAGTGCCCCTGGAGGAGGGTGGCGGTGGCGCCGGGCATGGGGCGGTGGGGACGGGCGGCGGGCTGGCACTGTCCTTCACCTACAGTGTGCACTGGTTCGAGAGTCCTCTGACCCATGCCCGGCGGGCTGAGAGGCTGAGGGACTACTCGTTCTTCCCCAAGACCCTGGAGATCCACTGGCTGTCTATCATCAACTCCCTGGTGCTGGTAGTACTGCTGCTGGGCTtcgtcatcatcatcctcatgagGGTCCTCAAGAATGACTTCGCCAG GTACAATGTTGAGGAGGAGGGCGGCTGTGATGATCTGGACCAAGGGGATAATGGCTGGAAGATAATCCACACAGATGTCTTTAGGTTCCCCCCTTATAAAAGCCTGCTGTGTGCCGTGTTGGGAGTGGGGGCTCAGTTTCTAACCCTGGCCACAG GGATCATCGTCATGGCGCTGCTGGGAATGTTTAATGTGCATCGCCATGGTGCCATCAACTCGGCTGCCATCATGCTGTACGCGTTGACGAGCTGCGTGTCAGGATACTGTTCCTGTAGCTTCTACACACAGATACATGGCCAGCGCTGGGTCTGGAATATCATCCTCACCTCCTCACTCTTCTCAG CTCCCCTGTTCCTGACTTGGAGTGTGGTGAACTCAGTCCACTGGTGGAGCGGCTCCACCCAGGCCCTGCCTGCCTCcacagtgctgctgctgctgggggcCTGGGTCCTGGTGGGCTTCCCCCTCACCGTCATCGGGGGCATTGTGGGCAAGAACCGGGCAGGCAACTTCCAGGCCCCCTGTCGCACACGCAACATCGCCCGCCAGATCCCCACACAGCCCTGGTACAAGCACACGGCTGTGCACATGGCCATTGGGGGCTTCCTGCCTTTCag tgCCATCTCAGTGGAGCTGTACTACATCTTTGCCACCGTGTGGGGCCGCGAGCATTACACCCTGTACGGCATCCTCCTCTGCGTGTTCGCCATCCTCCTCTCGGTGGGTGCCTGCATCTCGGTGGCGCTCACCTACTTCCTGCTGTCGGGCGAGGACTACCGCTGGTGGTGGCGCAGCGTGCTGAGCACAGGTTCCACAGGCCTCTTCATCTTCGTCTACTCTGTGTTTTACTACCGTAATCGTTCGAGTATGAGCGGCCTGGTGCAGAGCGCAGAGTTCTTTGGTTACTCTCTCCTCACAGCGCTGGTCTTTTCACTCATGCTGGGGACTGTCTCCTTCTGGGCCTCACTGGTCTTCATTCGCTACATCTACCGCAGCCTCAAGATGGACTAA